One region of Pyramidobacter sp. YE332 genomic DNA includes:
- a CDS encoding sodium/glutamate symporter, producing the protein MNAITSVFVDLSVLSLLLLIGFLLRRHVPLFQRLYLPASLLAGLVGLLLGPQVLGRSTAYCLPIGNTIGQWPGVLVTVVLGLSFFGSRSSHNFGRVALSAVTQGGLMHQTQVLVGMGATLLMMPYFPNLPFAFGLTPVFGFHGGHGTANAAGAALAAAGWADGVSVANTMATAGLLSGIVLGMLVINIGVRRGWSQKVSKPQDVPQDIREGYVPVEKRTSIGKGVTYNDALDPLALQLAFVGVIYGSARLLSRSLIWIHPLLKEIPLFACAMICGALLSYLLKKLKMADYIDRPTVNRISGVALDYLVCSAIATLSLKVFALYMVPMLVTIGAVIAANIIANFYFAWKMFDIDWFERAMGSYGLESGVLATGLMLLRVIDPKFETTGQESAAASAALCYPWSLPYIMFMPMLAFKISPWLLLTGSAVLWIVFYIVARRFFWNGDRRFSDILSAKSAKAQAQHR; encoded by the coding sequence ATGAACGCCATCACGTCTGTTTTTGTCGATCTATCCGTACTCAGCCTTCTTCTGCTCATCGGATTTCTGCTGCGCCGACATGTTCCGCTGTTTCAGCGTCTGTATCTGCCCGCCTCGCTGTTAGCCGGTCTGGTCGGTCTGCTGCTGGGGCCGCAGGTGCTTGGCCGCTCCACGGCATACTGTCTGCCCATCGGCAATACGATCGGTCAGTGGCCCGGCGTGCTCGTCACTGTTGTGCTTGGTCTGTCGTTCTTCGGTTCCCGTTCATCGCACAACTTCGGACGCGTGGCTCTGTCGGCCGTGACGCAGGGAGGTTTGATGCATCAGACGCAAGTGCTTGTCGGCATGGGGGCGACGCTGCTGATGATGCCGTACTTTCCCAATCTGCCGTTCGCTTTCGGTCTCACACCGGTTTTCGGATTTCACGGCGGACACGGCACGGCCAACGCTGCCGGTGCTGCTCTCGCCGCAGCCGGCTGGGCTGATGGCGTGTCGGTAGCCAACACGATGGCCACCGCCGGCTTGCTTTCAGGTATCGTTCTCGGCATGCTCGTGATCAATATCGGCGTCCGCCGCGGCTGGTCACAGAAAGTCTCCAAGCCGCAGGACGTCCCCCAGGACATTCGCGAAGGCTATGTTCCCGTCGAGAAAAGAACTTCCATCGGCAAGGGAGTAACTTACAACGACGCTCTTGATCCGCTGGCATTGCAACTCGCGTTCGTCGGAGTGATCTATGGCTCAGCCCGTCTTCTGTCTCGAAGCCTGATCTGGATCCACCCGCTGCTCAAGGAGATCCCCCTGTTCGCCTGCGCTATGATATGCGGCGCTCTGCTATCCTATCTCCTTAAAAAGCTCAAAATGGCCGATTATATCGATCGCCCCACAGTAAACCGCATTTCCGGCGTTGCCCTCGATTATTTGGTCTGCTCTGCCATCGCGACGCTGTCGCTGAAGGTCTTTGCCCTTTACATGGTGCCCATGCTGGTCACCATAGGCGCTGTCATTGCCGCCAATATCATAGCCAACTTCTATTTTGCCTGGAAGATGTTCGACATCGACTGGTTCGAGCGCGCCATGGGAAGTTACGGTCTTGAGAGCGGCGTGCTCGCCACCGGGCTGATGTTGCTGCGCGTCATCGATCCAAAGTTCGAGACCACAGGGCAGGAGTCGGCGGCCGCCTCGGCGGCGCTGTGCTATCCCTGGTCGCTGCCCTATATTATGTTCATGCCCATGCTGGCCTTCAAAATTTCGCCATGGCTCCTCCTGACCGGCAGCGCCGTTCTCTGGATTGTGTTCTATATCGTCGCCCGCCGGTTCTTC